CGCCGCCGAACGGATGCTCGAAGATGCCTTGAATTATGCCCTGGAACGCAAACAATTTGGTCAGCCGATTGCCAGCTTCCAATTAATTCAGGCCATGTTAGCGGACAGTAAAATGGAGATATATGCGGCCCGTTGCATGATTATGGACGCTGCGAGACGCCGCGATCTGGGTGAAGATATTGGTACGGAGGCGTCCTGCTGTAAATTGTTCGCGACCGAAATGTGTGGTCGCGTGGCCGATCGGGCAGTCCAGATTCTTGGTGGATCAGGCTATGTCAGCGACTACCCGATTGAAAGATTTTATCGTGACGTCAGACTGTTCAGGATTTACGAAGGCACCAGTCAAATACAGCAATTGGTGATTGCACGCAACATGATTCGTTCCCGTAGCTAATTCATGTCAAATACATGAAATTAAAGCAAAAAACCTCGGCCACAAAGCCGAATAAAATGGGGACATCACCCCAAGGAGGATAAAATGAAAAATGGATTTCATGCTCTATTATTGGTGGCAATTTGTCTCATGCTGAGCGCCACTCAGGCCAAAGCCCAGGAGTTTCTGGTTGGCTCAGACGTTCCTCTCAGTGGCAAACTTGCCCGTGTTGGCAATGGTATGCATGAGGGGATCATGGTCGCGGCGGAAATGTTCAACAAAAAACACCCTGACCATAAAATCAAGGTAATCACTATCGATAATGAATCATCCCCCGCTAAGGCTCTGGCTGCGGTAGAAAAATTGGCGTCAGAGGGTGTAATTGCGTTCACTGGTGGTTATGGTTCCAATATCATCGGTCCTGCTTCCGATGCTGCCAATAAGGCTGGTCTGGTTTACATTACCTCCGGTGGCGTTAGTGATTCCTTGACTCAACGAGGCTATAAAACCTTTTTCCGCATCAACAATACGGCCGGGTATGCCAAAGCGATGGTAGGTCTGTTTACGGAGATGGGAATCAAGTCATTATCGGTTATCTATTCCACCAAAGAAGCGACCGAAGGGCTCGCTCATGATGTAGAAACTGCCATGGCAGCGAAAGGGGTCAAGGTGACGATGCATGCCTTTGATCCTTCAATTACCGATTTCAAACCGGTCATCAATAAAATCAGGCTGCAAGACAAATCAGAGGCCATCGCTATGGTCGGCTACGAAAACGATTATGTGAATATCATTCGGGCGGCCAAGGTCATGAAACCAAAGACGGTTAAGGCAATGGTCGGGGTCTGGTCGCTGGCGACTTCAAAAATGGCTTCTGAGTTCCCTGACCTTATGCCTAATGTCTGCGGTACCGCCCTTTTGCCTTATCCTGCCGAATTCACGACCCCCGACGGCAAACTCTTTGCCGAAACCTACAGTCGACTGTTCAAAAAGGAACCGGACTATCTTGGCCAATTTGGTTATGTTCAATCCCAGTTGCTGTTTGAGGCCATCCTGAGAGCTTACAATAAGGGAACCCTGTATAAGGGGGGTCTTGAAAAGGAGCTACGGGCAACCGACAAAGAAACCCTTATCGGTCGAGTTGTCTTCGATGAAAATGGCGATAATCCAAACTTCAATCATCGCATGGGCCAGCATCAGAATGGCAAGGTTGTGATCGTCTGGCCTAAAAGTGCTGCCAATGGAAAACTGAATTTCCCTGCTACTCCTTGGTAAAACGACTGCCATGAGGCTCTGGCTCCCTTAGAGCCTCATGGCACAGGTACGAATGACAAAGGTACGGTGAGAACATGCTAGACCTGATCTTACAATCAATTTACTCCGGACTTCTTTCTGGTGGCTCCTATGCCCTTATCGGCCTTGGGTTGGCGCTGGTCTTCGGCACCATGAAGGTCATCAACCTTGCGCATGGTGAACTAGTCCTCCTTGCCGCATACATTGCATACACTGTAGAAACCAGATTTGGATTGAATCCTTTACTCTCAATCCCGATCGCCCTGGTGCTTGTATGTCTGACTTCGGTCATCGTCTATTTTTTGCTCAGTCGCATCCGCAAAAACCGAGAGCTCAATTCCTTAATCCTTACCTTCGGTATCGGTATCATGCTGACAAACCTGGTTCTGGCCATCTGGTCGGCAGATATTCACAGCACCGGGTTTAGCTGGTTTCAAGAGCCCGTAGTCTTTGGACCTTTTTACGCCATGCACAGCGAACTGGTTTTTTTTGGAGTCAGTCTGGTGCTCGTGGTGATGCTCTGGTGGTGGCTTAATCGCAGCTGGTATGGGCGCGCACTTCGCGCTGTTTCCTCCAATCGGAATGCAGCCATGCTGATGGGGATCAATCCACAGCGGATCGAAGTGGTCTCCTTTATCGTCGCAGGGATTCTCGCAACTTTTGCCGGCGAAGCTATTTATTGCAGCAGTGTTATACAGCCAGCTCTAGGGCAATATTTGACCGTTAAGGCTTTCATAATTACGGTCCTTGCTGGTGTTGGCTCAATCCCGGGGGTCCTGCTAGGGGCGCTCTTACTTGGGGTTGCAGAATCGTTAACCGTTACCCTTTACAGTTCGGCGCTGCAGGAGCTCTCTGGAATGGTGTTGTTTCTCGTCGTTCTGTTTATTCTGCCTAACGGACTGTTTGGCGCTTCAAGGAGACGTGGATGACCCCCCGGACGGTAATTCCTGCACTGATAGTGGGCTATCTGGTGGTCCCGCTGTTATTGAGTAACAATTTGTACATAATGAACTTGTTGGTCGCAGCACTTACCATTGCCGGGATAGCACTGGCCTGGGCGTTGCTGGGGAATTTGGGGGGGATGGTGAGCTTTGGCCATGCCGCATTTTTTGGCGTGGGAGCATACGTCTCAGCCCTTCTCACCCTTAATTTCCAGATGCCCGTGTTCCCGGCCATGCTGCTCGGCGGTGTTGGTGCCATGGTGGCATCAACGCTGGTTTTGCCTGCATTGCGCCTGAGTGGACCGTATTTTGCTCTAGCGATCCTTGCCTATGCCCATATATTTCGCATCCTGGCCACCGAATTCAGAGGTATTACCAATGGATCGGCGGGGCTGTCGAGCATACCGCAGTTTCCCCTGGTCTTCGGTTATGATTTCGGCAGCGTACAGGGCGGGTATCTGGTGATCATAACCATCATCCTGATATTTACCTGGATTTACCATCTCATCCGAAAGAGCTATTACGGGATGGCCTTGCGCGCTATGCACGAAAGCGAAGATGCCACTCGTGTAGTTGGGGTTAACAGCACCCGACTTAAGGCCATGATGCTCTTCGTTTCTGCGTTTATGACGGGTACGATCGGTGCCTTCAACGCCCACTTTATCAATTTTTTGGAGCCAGACTATGCCTTTCATGGTGACTGGTCCATGCTCCCGATTGTGGCAGCTATTTTTGGAGGATACAGAACCCTGCCAGGCCCGCTGGTTGGGGCCCTCGTTGTCTATTTGATGGACCAATTAGTATTTAAAGACCTCCTTCCGCATGGCCATCAGATCGTCCTTGGCGGACTGCTTGGAGCCATGGTCCTGTTCAGCCCGGATGGTTTGATGCCCTTTGTTAATAAAAAATTGATCTCTAAACTCGGTTTTAAACGGAAATGCCATGCTAAAACTTAATCACCTGACAATGCGTTTCGGTGGCCTGACAGCACTGAAAGATGTTTCGTTACATATCGGGCAGAATGAAATTGTCGGACTCGTTGGCCCTAATGGTGCGGGGAAAACTACACTTTTTAATGTGATTTCAGGACTGGCCAAGCCGAGCAGCGGCCAGGTGATTTTCGATTCGAAAAATGTTTTGAAATCGCCCCTTTATGCGAAAGCAAGAATGGGGATAGGGCGGACCTTTCAAATCCCGCAGCCGATGCATGAATTGACTGTCAGGGAAAATTTGATCGTGGCTCAGCGATTCGGTACCGGCAGGGTCAATCTTGAGAAGATCAATGAGATTCTTGATTTTCTCAATCTTTCGGCCAAGGCGGAGGTTGATGCCGCATCAGAACTGTCGTTGACGGAACTCAAGGCCCTGGAAGTGGGCAAAGCCATGGCCACAAATCCTAAAATACTTCTGCTCGACGAGGTTTTGGCGGGGCTTGAAACACACGGGAAACGCGAGTTTTTAAAAACTCTGCAAAAACTGCATGATAAATACCAGATCAGTATTTTTATGATTGAGCATGACATTGAAACTGTTTCCAATTTTAGCCAACGTATTTGTGTGCTGAATTTCGGTCAGATTATCGCTGATGGGCCCCCCAGTGAGGTTTTCAACGATCCTACAGTTATTGAATGTTATACGGGGGGGGATCATGCTTAAAGTTACCAATTTACGTGCCGGTTATGGTGCGATAAACATTCTGTGGGATCTTTCTCTGGTTGTGACCGAAGGTAAATTAACCACAATCCTCGGCCCCAACGGTGCAGGAAAGACGACACTGCTGCGAGCGATTATGGGGCTTCTCCCGATAACTCAGGGTGAGATCATGCTCGGAGAACAATCCTTGCTGGGCATTAAAACCTGGGATATGGCAAAACACGGGATAGTCATGATCCCTGAGGGGCGGATGATTTTCAAGGAGATGAGTGTTGAAGAAAATCTGATAATAGGCGCCTTCCCGAAAGATCAAAGATTAAAGAGCAAGGAGAACCTGAAGCGTGTTTATGCAATGTTTCCCCGATTGCAGGAAAGGCGAACCCAACTTGCAGGTTCCTTATCCGGTGGTGAAGCCCAGATGGTGGCCATCGGCCGCGGTCTCATGGCCGAACCAAAGACCATCATTATGGATGAACCGACTCTCGGGCTGGCCCCAGTAATAGTTAAGGAGATCGCGTCAATCATAAAGCTGCTTAAAAATGAGGGTCGAACTATCGTTTTGGTTGAACAAAACACTCACATGGCGGTGAGCCTGTCTGACCATGTGTACTTGATGCAGACCGGCAAAATTCTGATGTCTGAAAAGGCGGAAAATGTCGACCTGGACAAGTTGCATGATCTTTATTTTGGAAAGTGAGGCATGTTGATGCAGAAACATCTTGGGGAACAGATGGATCATAGTTTGATTGAAAGCGGCTATTTCAACCATCTGGATTTTCGGATGGTTGAATGGGAACCAGGCCTCGCTGTTCTGGAAATAGAAATCGGCCCCCAGCATCTGAACCGCGCCAAGACTCTCCACGGCGGCGTCCTAACCGCGATGATAGATACCGTCTGTGGCTTTTCAGGTTGTCATTGTTCCGTTCCTGGGTACATGCGCAAGGCGGTGACTCTTTCTCTGACCACCAGCTTCACGGGGCAGGTCTCATCCGGGATCATCCGCGCTGTGGGCCGCAAGCGCACCAGGGGTAGAAAAATCTTTGTATCCAGTGCTGAAGTGTTCAACGCTGCCGATGAAATTATCGCAATTGGTGAAGCAACCTATCGTTATCGAAGCGGTAGTGAGGATTCAAGTGGTCAACCTGTATGACTTTTAACCTGACACCTGGAATAGGTCAACGGGTTGTATCAGGGAGTTTAATCCGTGCTAAGAGAAAATTTTCGGAGGGAAAGAATGCAACAAAGCAGCAACCTGCGTCATGGTGGACGCATTGTCATCGAGCAGCTCAAGATTCACGGGTGCGAGCGTGTTTTTCTGGTCCCGGGTGAGAGTTTCCTGGCCGTCCTCGATGGACTTGTCGATGTCCCCCAGATTGAAACTGTTGTGTGCCGGCAAGAAGGTGGTGCGGCTATTATGGCCGAGGCTTATGGCAAATTAACGGGCAAACCAGGGATCTGCATGGTCACACGTGGCCCGGGTGCAACAAATGCTTCAGCTGGCGTTCACATTGCGCAACAGGACAGCACCCCTATGATTCTGATCATAGGCCAGGTCAGTCGGCAGATGATCGATCGCGAAGCCTTTCAAGAGGTCGATTTCCGCAAGATGTTCGAGCCGCTGGCAAAATGGGTCGGTCAGATTGATCAGGTTGAAAGAATCCCTGAATACCTCAGCCATGCTTATCATATTGCTACTTCCGGACGCCCCGGGCCGGTTGTTTTGGCCTTGCCGGAGGATGTTCAGTCGTCTTTGGCCGAAGTCGAGGACGGCAAAACGTACGTCAATGTCGAAGCCCGTACCGCCCCGGAAGATGTCGCAGCATTTCGAAGCATGCTCGCCGCCGCGGCGAAACCACTTGTGATCGTTGGCGGAAGTCCCTGGACCAGGACCACCACGGACAACCTCATTCGCTTTGCCGAACGCAACAAGGTCGCAATCGCGACTTCGTTTCGCTGTCAGGACTATATCCCCAACACGCATCCCAATTACGTCGGCGATGTCGGTATCGGTATCGACCCAAAGCTGGCGGAAATGGTGAGCGAATCTGATCTGATCGCCCTGATCGGCTCGCGCATGGGAGAGATAACGAGCAGTGGTTACACATTGCTCAAAAGCCCCTGTCCCGAGCAAAAATTAATCCACGTTTATCCGTCTCCGGACGAACTGGGGCGGGTTTATCGCCCTGATCTGGCGATCAATGCCTCACAACCCTCATTTATTGCCGCACTCGCAAAGATGGAACCGATCAGCAATATTGATAACAGTGCGCGTATCGCCACGGAGCACGCCAATTATATAAATTTTTCAACTCCGCTGGACACCCCTGGCGACGTTAAAATGGCCCAGGTGATCAATCAGCTTTGTGACGCGCTCCCGGAAGAGGCCATCATCACCAATGGCGCAGGGAACTACGCCGCTTTTTTACATCGCTTTTATCAATACCGCAGTTATCGAACCCAGCTTGCACCGACTTCCGGGTCAATGGGCTATGGGCTGCCGGCCGCTATTTCCGCAAAACTTCAGTATCCAGAAAGGGATGTTGTCTGTGTGGCAGGCGATGGTTGTTTCATGATGCATGGTCAGGAGTTTGCGACTGCCGTCCAGTATGGGGCCAACATTATCACTCTCATCGTAAACAACGGTATGTTCGGCACTATTCGCATGCACCAAGAGCGCAATTACCCGACCCGAATCAGCGGCACGAACTTACGAAACCCCGATTTTGCAGCCTATGCGAGAGCCTTTGGAGGATATGGGGAAACCGTGACCCGAACCGAGGATTTCCTCGGTGCTTTTGAGCGGGCCCGCAACTCCAGGCAACCAGCGATCATAGAACTTAAAGTCGATCCAGAGGCCCTGACCCCACTCAGAACACTGAGCCAGGTTCGGGCCGGTTGAGGTTTATCACAGCAGGGATGATTGTACTCTGAAGTATTTTCGGTCCTGGCGCGCTGGCAACAGGGCCGGGTAGTGTCAAGACAGGTGTCCTTTCAGTCCGTTATACAGCTGAGCGGAAAAGGTTTTCTTCCGGGGATCTTTTCCGCTCAGGGTCGAATCGAATGGCTTTGATCTGTTTCCCCTTTTGTGTTTGCCGGGTTTAACGACATGGATTCTGCTGTCGTGTCCGCTCATAAACTTCTTTTCGCTCGTTCAACTTCATTACCCCTCGCCCATACGTCGAGAAGGGAAGTGGGGTTAAGGGTATAAAACAGGAGAGACGTCTTTGAAAAAGAATCGGTCAGAAAATGTGGATTTAAATCTCGCCGAAACAATCCTTGTGACCGGCTATGCCCCCTCGCCGCAAGGAACAGCGATGAATTCGATTTACAAGTATGTTGGAGTTATCCTTGAGATTGACCCGCAGACCGATCGGATTATCAATGCCGAATTTACCTTTGTCACCTCTCTGGCTCGTGATTTTATTGCCAGGGTGATTCAGGGGTATCACCTTAAAGATGGGGTGGAAGGGCTCTGTCAGAAGATCCGAACCCGGTACCTGGCGCCATCAACCGAAGCAGTTAACGCCTGCGTCAAGGTAGCTGTTCAACGCTATTTCGACATGAAGCAGGTACGCTAGTTTGCTCTTGATTGTCTTGAGGGATTATTTACCCCTTGGTATGGGACTGGATGGACTTGGCTAATCTCCTGAACCAGGAGAGCTATTGCTGCAGAACCAAACAGCAGTCGTCTCACTTTAAGACTTCATCAGCTGACCACCTTAAACGGGAGTTGATCGTGGATAATGTCATAAAATTGCTGAAGGCGCATCGTTCCATCCGGGAATATTTAAATCGACCGGTAAGCCAGAAATTGCTTGAGTCCCTTATTGAAGCCGGACAGTGTGCAGCTACCTCCAGTTTTATTCAGGCATGTACTGTCATTCAGGTAAGCAATCAGGAAACAAGGCAGAAGCTTTGCGAATACTCAGCCGGGCAGGTCTATGTTGCCAATGCGCCGGTATTCCTGGTTTTTTGTGTCGATATGAATCGCCATCGGTTGTCTTGTGATATGCACGATGCCCCGATGCTGTCTGGATATACTGAGCAGTTTTTAACTGCCGCTCTGGATTGTGCCCTGTTTGCCCAAAACGTACTTGTTGGCGCTGAAGCGATGGGGCTCGGTGGCTGCTATATTGGTGCCATCAGAAACCATATCGCCGAGGTTGACAAGTTGCTGGGTCTACCCGAGTTGGTTTGTCCTGTTTTTGGCCTCTGCCTTGGCTATCCGGCACAAAATCCTGAGATCAAACCGCGCTTGCCCCTGTCGGTTGTATTTAAACAGGAGAGCTATGATGACAGTTCTGATGCCGCCCTCATCAGGGATTATGACCAGACGATTCGTGAATATTACCGAACCCGCTCCGGTAGTAACAAAGACGACTCCTGGAGTGTGCGGATATCATCCATGTTGGCAAAGGAAGCGCGCCCGCACATGCTCCCATACCTCAAATCTAAGGGTTATCTGCTCAAGTAGTGGTATTTGACCGGGAACCCTTTATCCGGGGTTGGTCTTACAAGTAGTCGGCCGATTTATTCTGGAACCACTAGTGTGGGTCAGGATGGCTACGTTTAAATAACTAACCTGTGAGGGCGAATATCTTTATGGAAACTGAAACTATTGTATTTGACCATGTTCACCTGCTTAGCGAAAATCCGTCTGCGGCGGCGGAATGGTATGTCGATATGCTGGACGGCAAAATTACCGCCAATATCGAGGTCGGCGGTGCCCCCCAAGTGACAGTTGACTTTATTGGTGCCAAAATTATCATTCGTGGCCAACGCAGTGGCGAAGAGGCTGTCCATAAAAAGGCCCTGTATTGGGGTACTGACCATTTTGGTTTCAGGGTAACAGGCGATTTAGACCGGTTCTGTCAGGTGCTTAAACAAAAAGGGGCAATGTTTACCCTGGAACCAGTCGATTTTGGCCCGAAGGTACGGATCGCCTTCATCCAAGCACCGGACGGGGTTAGTATCGAGCTGCTGAAAAGAAAAATTTAGCCTCAAAAGTTCACTGCTGTTGCCGACGCGCGCTCACCAGAAATGGGTACCAATATGCGGCCCTCGAAGACACAGAAATGAGTTAGAATTCTCGGATTATTGGCTTTAATAAAGTGAAAATCAAACTCGGTTTTTTATTGTCAGGTAATTCGTTTGCTTGCATAAATTAGCCTGTTTTATTTTGTTTAACAGTATGTTGCGGATAAGAACTGCAATTTATCGACTGTAGCGGAAAAGTGAATTTAGGCGAATTCCGATAAAGCTATTGACATAAATATAACGTAGATATATTGTCAAATTTCGAGATTTAGTTTTTTCTGGCTTATGTTTTTGACTCCCCTGTCAAAAATCTCCAGCCGGGAAATACGACTAATATCATCGGAAATACAACGGCATCCGTGAAAACGGATCGCACGTTTGTACTTTCGGTGATTTTTTTTTGCCCTAAATCAAATCAGGTCCAAATTGTTTTGGTTTGAAGTTGTGGAATCGCCACATTTTCAACACAGGGCCTCTGTGTACATAAACTATTCAAACAGTAAGGAGATTAACAATGAAGAGAACTGCATTATTTCCCATGGTTTTAGCCCTGATGTTGTCCTTATCTATCTGCCTCACACCTTCCAGCAGCTTTGCTGCGGACAAGGGTAAGATCGATACCTCAATGATCACCTTCGGAGCCGCGACCGTTGGTGGCTTCTGGTATGTTTTGGCAGGAGCCTACGGCGATGCTATTCACAAGTACAACAAGACCGTGGTCAACGTCATTCAAGGTGGCTCCATCGCAAATATTAAGGGGCTTGAGCAGGGTGTGTTCCAGATGGGCTTTAGTAACGGCCAGACCGTTCCCGAGGCTCTGGAGGGTAAGGCGGCCTTTGCGGGTAAGCCGGTAACGACTTTCGATACGATCGCAGGTCTCTACTCCAACGTCTTCTTCATCGCCGTCAGTGGTGATTCAGATATTAAGACCATCAAGGATCTCAAGGGTAAGAGCGTCAGTCCTGGCATCAAAGGCTACAGTGGAGAACTGGCATTTCAGTCGATCCTTAAGGCCAATGGGCTCTCTTATGACGACCTCAGCAACGTGCAGTATGTTGGTACCGCTGATGGTGCCAGTCTGTTGCGCGACGGTCATATTGATGCGCTCCTCGGTATGCTCAACCAGCCTAACTCCTCTCTTCAGGAACTCGATACCACCTTGCGTAGCGGCATCCGCTTGATCCCCCTCGATCTCGCGACCGTTCGTGCCCTGCAATCGCAAAATAAGGGCTATGCCAACTTCACCATCAAGGGTGGCACCTATAAATCCGAACAACGGGATACTCCAACGGTTGCCGCTGTGACTCAAGTGTTGGTTCTCAAGGATTTGCCAGAACAGTTTGTCTATGATGTCACCAAAGTTCTGATCGAAAATGAAAAGACCTGGCGCCAGCTATCCAAGACCATGAAGGACTTTGACGGCAAAATGGCCCTCTCTTCTGCAATTGGCCCTATGCATCCTGGTGCCGTTAAATACTACAAGGAAGCTGGCCTTCTGTAAGTTAAGAATCAACTGCCAGTTGCCCGACGGGGTGACTCCCAAAATTTCACCCCGTCGGACGTATCACAAAGGATAGGACTAATGAGTCAAATCATAGAGCAGGCACTCGGTGGGGATCTCTTTTTAGGTAAGATCAGAAAATTGCGGCCAGCGTACAATCGGGTCGTTACAATGGTCGGCATCAGCATGACCATGTTTCAGCTCTATACGGCCTTATTTGGATCCTATACGGCGCTCTTGCAACGGGCCTGCCATCTATCCTTTGCGCTTTTGATTACCTTTATGCTCTATCAGCCTACGCGCAAAAGTCAGGACTCGGTGCCCTGGTACGATTGGCTGATCCTGGCCCTGACCTCAGCGGCTTATGGGTACCTGTGCTTCAATGGTCAGGAAATTTCTTACCACATGTCCTTTGTTACCCCGTTGACCAGTATCGAGTTGCTGGTTGGGGTCGTTGCCGGATTACTGTTGATTGAGGCGACCCGGCGTACCGTGGGTAATTCCTTAGCGCTCGTGCTGGTCTTCTCTTTAGCGTATATCTTCTTCGGGGAGCACCTCCCCGGGTTAATGCAACATCGGGGTTTTAACCTGACGTGGATCGTTGATCAGTTATTTTATGGAACTGATGGGGTCTTCGGCATTCCTCTCGGAGTTGCTTCGACCTTTATTTTCCTCTTCATTCTGTTTGGTAAGCTGCTCGAAGCCTCTAAGGGCGGTGAATTCTTTATTGATATTGCCGTTGCTGGAATGGGCCGGTTTCGCGGCGGTCCCGCGAAAACTGCAATTTTAGGCAGTGCCCTGCTTGGCACCATCTCCGGAAGCGCAGTTGCCAATGTTTCAACCACTGGTGCCTTCACCATTCCGCTGATGAAACGAACCGGCTATAAACCCGAATTCGCTGGGGCAGTAGAGGCTGTTGCTTCCTCTGGTGGGCAGATCATGCCCCCGATTATGGGAGCGACCGCCTTCGTGATTGCCACCTACGTCGGCATACCCTACGGTGAACTGGCCTTTAAGGCGATCATTCCAGCGTTGCTGTATTTTCTCTGTCTTGGTTTTCAGGTCGACTTTCGTGCCCAACGCAACGGGCTTAAAGGCCTTCCTGCAGAGGAGATCCCCAAATTTTGGGCAGTCTTCAAAAAAGGGTATCTGTTCATCATTCCTCTGGCCGCAATCGTGATCATGCTGGTCCTCGGATACTCTCCCATGCGAGCAGGACTCTATGCTATCGGAGCAGTGATTCTTGTCTGTATGCCGCAAAGTCGTACCCGGTTCTCATTGCGAACGGTGCTCAATACTTTTGACCAGGCCGCTCGTGGAATCATCGAAACTTCGATCGCTTGCGCTGCTGCGGGCATGGTGATTGGCGTTATCTCGCTATCAGGATTGGGTCTGCGTTTCAGTAGTATGATTATCGATTTTGCCGGCGGTAGTTTGCTGTTGACGCTGATATTCACCATGGTCGTCTCCTTAATCCTTGGCATGGGGCTTCCTACCGTGGCCGCTTACATTATCCAGGTGGCTCTGACCGTTCCGGCGCTTATCAATATGGGCGTTGAGCCGGTGGCTGCTCACATGTTTATCTTCTATTTCGCGATCATCTCCGCGATCACCCCACCCGTGGCCCTGGCGGCTTTTGCTGCTGCGGGAATCGCCGGCTCGAATCCCATGCGCACCGGTGTCATTGCCATGCGTCTCGGGATTGCAGCATTCGTCATTCCCTACGTATTTGTCTATGGCCCGGCATTGCTGTTGGTCGGCAGCGTACCGAAGATCTGCCTTGCCGTGATCACTGCCTGCCTGGGTATATACAGCATGGCGGCAGCGGCGGAAGGCTGGCTGCTTCGTGACTGTTATTGGTATGAGCGCCTCTTACTGGTGGTTGTATCTCTGGTGCTTGTTGTCCCGGGGTTTGTGACTGACATCATTGGCGTCATCGGAATTCTCTTGGTGTTCGCTCTGCAGAAATTTACCCGCAAAGAGATTGTCCTTGGGCAGGACCAGCCAGAGGCGGCTGTTTGACGACAACCTGAACAATTTTGACGGAGTGGGATATGCACGATAATTATGTATTAGTTACCGGTGGCTCTCAAAATATCGGTGCAGCCATCTGTCGGCGCCTGCATGCCGATGGGTTAAAGGTCATTGTACTGGACATTGTGGAACCGACCCACGATCTAAGTACGGAATTTTGCCAGGTTGATTTATCTGACGCGCAAGCAACCAAAGCAGTTCTCGCACAGCTGACCGATAAGTACGAAATAACCCGTTTGGTTAACAACGTGGGGATCGTCAGGCCAGCACTTGTTGAAGACACCAAGTTAGAAGATTTTGAGTTGCTTATGAACTTGAATACCCGTTCAGCTCTGATCTGTACTCAGGCATTGTTGCCAACTATGCGACGCAAAAAGTTTGGTCGGATTGTTTCCAATGCCAGTCGGGTCGTTTTGGGTAAAGAGTTACGAACCTGCTACAGCGGCAGCAAGGGCGCATTGATTTCTATGAGTCGCACCTGGGCCCTGGAGCTTGCCAAAGACGGAATTACGGTCAATGGCGTTGCTCCCGGGCCGATTGCAACCAATGCTTTTTGGGCCAATAACCCACCGGATTCAAAACAGGCCAAAGCTATCCTCAGAGGGATTCCGCTTCAACGCATGGGGACTCCAGAAGATGTTGCTAACGGCGTAGCTTTTTTTATCGATGAGCGAAGCTCCTTTGTGACCGGACAATTTTTGTACGTTTGTGGCGGGGTAACGGTCGGCCTTTCTGCCTAGTTATTTCTGAAATCCCTAATACCT
Above is a genomic segment from Geopsychrobacter electrodiphilus DSM 16401 containing:
- a CDS encoding SDR family NAD(P)-dependent oxidoreductase — protein: MHDNYVLVTGGSQNIGAAICRRLHADGLKVIVLDIVEPTHDLSTEFCQVDLSDAQATKAVLAQLTDKYEITRLVNNVGIVRPALVEDTKLEDFELLMNLNTRSALICTQALLPTMRRKKFGRIVSNASRVVLGKELRTCYSGSKGALISMSRTWALELAKDGITVNGVAPGPIATNAFWANNPPDSKQAKAILRGIPLQRMGTPEDVANGVAFFIDERSSFVTGQFLYVCGGVTVGLSA